The Candidatus Neptunochlamydia vexilliferae genomic interval GGAGAGGCCCTCGGGACCAACCAAGCCCTCCAGGTCTTCGCCGAAGGGTTCACCGCCCTCATCGGCGGCTTCATCTTTGCTTGGGGAAACACCTTCCCCATCTACTTCGGAGCTGGAGCAGCCGTCATCGCCGCTGCTATTCTGTTTGTGAAACCACCTGCAGCTGCTCCCGCTTCTTGAAAAAGAAGCAGGCGAGGAAGCAGAGGACAAAGGTCCACCCTGCCACCCAAAAGATGTCGTTAAGAGAGAGCATATAAGCTTGCTTCCATGCCATTGTATCGACAACGGCAAGCGCTTTTTCCCCAAAAATATTGAGATCGGCAAGGTCGGAAAAGAGCTGCTTGCTCACCGGGTTGTAAGCATTGATCGTGTCGACGAGGTTGCTGTGGTGGTGGGTCCCCCGCCGCTCCCACATGGTGGTAAAAAGGGACGTTCCCACTCCCCCCATAAAGATCCGGAAGAAGTGAAACATCCCCTGACCCATGGCAAGCTTGTCGGGAGGCATATGGGCAAAGCTCAGCGCAGTGAGAGGGGCGAGGTAGGTGCAAATGCCGATCCCAAGGAAGAGGCGGGAGGTAGCGATCACTTCAAAGGAGACTGCAGTGGTGAAGCGGCTAAAGTAAAAAACCGCTGCTGCATAGGCGAAGAAAGAGGACATGACGAGGTAGGCGAGGCGGACACGGCTCATCAGCTTGGCGACAAAGAGGACGGTGAGGAAAGGGATGATCCCCATGGTGGAGACGGCAAGACCGGCTAGGTAGGCGGTGTAGCCCATCGTCTCTTGGAGCCAAAGGGGAGACACGACGATAGTTCCAAAGAGGAGCATATAGGAGATGGCTGTGACGATCGTCCCCAAGGTAAAGTTCCGGTTTTTAAACATCGAAAGGTCGAAGATAGGGGTCTTGTGGGTCTTTTCCCAGATGAAGAGGAAGATAAAACCGATGGCTGAAGTGATCACAAGAGCGCGGACGGTATAAGAGCGCCACCAGTCGAGCTGTTGCCCTTGGTCGAGGACAATTTGAAGGGCGGAAACGGCAAAGGCCAGGAAGACAAGGCCATAGACATCGAGAGGGATTTTTTCAGAGGGGGTTTCCCGCTCTTTATAGAGGAATCGGATGATTAGAAAGCAGAAAATCCCCACGGGAATATTCACGTAAAAGATCCAGGGCCACGAGTAGTCATAGGTGAGCCAACCGCCAAGAATGGGGCCTGCGATCGGACCGACAACGACCACCATGTTCCAAAGGGCAAGACCGAGGTTTTTCTTTTCTTTGGGAAAAGAGAGGAGGAGGAGACTTTGCGAGAGAGGAATTAAGGGACCTGCCACTAGTCCTTGGATAAAGCGCATGGTGACGATCATCAAGATGCTCACCGAAAGGCCACAGAGCCATGAGAACAGGGTGAAGAGAAAGATAGATGTCATAATGACGCGGACCGAACCAAAACGGCGAGCCACCCACCCGGTTAAGGGAAGGCCAATCGCGTTCCCAACCGCAAACATCGTGATGACCCAGGTGCCATCATTGACGCTGACGGCGAGATCGCCGGCGATGTAAGGAATCGAAACGTTGGCAATGGAAGCGTCAAGGACCTGCATGAAGGTGCAGAGGGAAAGGGCAATCGCCCCTAAAAGAAGGCGGGCACCTTTTAGTGGCTCATCATACATGTGAGCCTATCCCAATAATCATTTGGTGATCTTTTTCACCTTTTCGGCAAAGTTTGAAACTTTTATTTATCGGCCTTGTCTTTTGGACAATGTCCTCAAATAAAACTTCCAATTGTGCAGGAAAATTCATAAAAATCTCACTCAACTTATTACCGGGATGGGCCCCCATTTTCCTGAATAATCTTCTGAATAATCCTTTTGGCTCCCTTTTCTTGCCGCTTATAGATCGCCGTTTTGTAAAGGGGCATCGTCCGAGGGATTTCAGCGAGACGCTCCCCCGAGGTGTCATGGATGTCGACGGTCACCTCCATCGACAGGCCGAGCCAGAGGGGAAATTTCTGAAGCTGCTGGGGATCGAGACTGACGCGGACCGGTACCCGCTGCACAATTTTGATCCAGTTCCCGGTGGCATTTTGGGGAGGAAGGGC includes:
- a CDS encoding DHA2 family efflux MFS transporter permease subunit; translation: MYDEPLKGARLLLGAIALSLCTFMQVLDASIANVSIPYIAGDLAVSVNDGTWVITMFAVGNAIGLPLTGWVARRFGSVRVIMTSIFLFTLFSWLCGLSVSILMIVTMRFIQGLVAGPLIPLSQSLLLLSFPKEKKNLGLALWNMVVVVGPIAGPILGGWLTYDYSWPWIFYVNIPVGIFCFLIIRFLYKERETPSEKIPLDVYGLVFLAFAVSALQIVLDQGQQLDWWRSYTVRALVITSAIGFIFLFIWEKTHKTPIFDLSMFKNRNFTLGTIVTAISYMLLFGTIVVSPLWLQETMGYTAYLAGLAVSTMGIIPFLTVLFVAKLMSRVRLAYLVMSSFFAYAAAVFYFSRFTTAVSFEVIATSRLFLGIGICTYLAPLTALSFAHMPPDKLAMGQGMFHFFRIFMGGVGTSLFTTMWERRGTHHHSNLVDTINAYNPVSKQLFSDLADLNIFGEKALAVVDTMAWKQAYMLSLNDIFWVAGWTFVLCFLACFFFKKREQLQVVSQTE